Proteins encoded in a region of the Prunus persica cultivar Lovell chromosome G4, Prunus_persica_NCBIv2, whole genome shotgun sequence genome:
- the LOC18780439 gene encoding caffeoylshikimate esterase — MKEEESLLSTQTQSGQPETQTQTQLLHYWGNTPEQEYYNLQGIKASKSFYTSPRGLKLFTRQWLPLLSPPRGLIFMVHGYGNDISWTFQATPIFLAQQGFACFALDLEGHGQSHGLRAFVPDVHLVVQDCLAFFTLVKQQEPQFLNVPCFLYGESMGGAICLLIHFAEPEAFQGAILVAPMCKISDKVKPRWPIPQILTFVARFFPSLAIVPTADLMYKSVKVEEKKIIANMNPMRYRGKPRLGTVVELLKVTEYVSQRLGDVSLPFIVLHGSADVVTDPNVSRALYEEAKSEDKTIKIYEGMMHSLLFGETDQNVDIVRADILSWLNHRCHARGGGAE; from the coding sequence atgaaggaagaagaaagccTCCTCTCCACCCAAACCCAATCGGGCCAACCCgaaacccaaacccaaacccaactTCTGCACTACTGGGGCAACACCCCAGAGCAAGAATACTACAATCTCCAAGGCATCAAAGCCTCCAAATCCTTCTACACCTCACCCAGAGGCCTCAAGCTCTTCACCCGGCAATGGCTGCCCCTCCTCTCCCCTCCACGTGGCCTCATCTTCATGGTCCACGGCTACGGCAACGACATCAGCTGGACCTTCCAAGCCACCCCAATTTTCCTCGCCCAACAGGGTTTCGCCTGCTTCGCTCTCGACCTCGAAGGCCACGGCCAATCCCACGGCCTCAGGGCCTTCGTCCCCGACGTCCATCTCGTGGTCCAAGACTGCCTCGCTTTCTTCACCCTGGTCAAGCAGCAAGAACCCCAATTTCTAAACGTCCCCTGTTTTCTCTACGGCGAGTCCATGGGCGGCGCCATTTGCCTTCTGATCCACTTCGCGGAGCCGGAAGCTTTTCAAGGTGCGATTTTGGTGGCACCCATGTGTAAAATTTCTGATAAGGTGAAACCCAGGTGGCCAATTCCTCAAATTCTGACGTTCGTGGCCAGATTCTTTCCCAGCTTGGCCATTGTGCCCACCGCGGACCTCATGTACAAGTCTGTGAAggtggaggagaagaagatcatAGCGAATATGAATCCGATGAGGTACAGAGGAAAGCCGAGATTGGGGACGGTAGTGGAGTTGCTCAAAGTGACTGAGTATGTGAGTCAGAGATTGGGCGATGTAAGTCTTCCGTTCATTGTGTTGCATGGAAGCGCAGATGTTGTGACTGATCCGAATGTGAGCAGAGCATTGTATGAAGAGGCCAAGAGTGAGGATAAGACGATCAAGATTTATGAAGGGATGATGCATTCCTTGCTGTTTGGGGAGACTGATCAAAATGTTGATATTGTTCGCGCTGATATTCTTTCTTGGTTGAATCATAGATGCCATgccagaggaggaggagctgaATGA
- the LOC18778709 gene encoding helicase-like transcription factor CHR28 translates to MLQAEDSSNWNQLPAAYGFAGVDLDDEGMSMDVDTLLGLISEESPSRPQNYSLENQLQAEAVSDAQLQSGFQALKEEPPIETDLMGPGSWHTPYSLEASDSGAGVPDGSFESAGNRAMSFDYKEMEPSAHTGSPGHAYSTSLKDWNSLFPGNEACFAVSQPTCSTASSFAEGHANHILDHGDPNVLQGKADVAGKVDSEYASQCLGIENMDLSYRTYGNLGENTRETQGPSENNSCTSMETTLCQNSDVFSDHYPALCGMSLDNTFLADTLMHHSPTSYYFPSNEEMMANVKDESGEFPTDSSCSSSKMNLNGQEGITGKSAFQPSMIDVLDVKEWNFGYDNCLPAISGNSSFDADSFPADNKSSIEPLRSTQTYISSKMEPIGVKDEMIDELVAPSSVMCHPYRAMDEAVSRQSSFNADDHFFNKDSKLSGFGISTQNLGNPVDHKEDMIVSYKGACHFQDNMNGSSTSPIDGPSMNSNALERYLPVAQPFTSSKNQAYVKDEHEGKVTHSKSMHLSKVSPESIHSNFSDKSPAEDDFDVRIIENISHPAPSNRSPVVINTSYHAPLNHFPALGNTLVNSQQLAPSDHYTEVGGMRCKARDEQLILRVALQDLSQPKSEAIPPDGLLAVPLLRHQRIALSWMVQKETASLHCSGGILADDQGLGKTISTIALILKERPPSYGACQDVKKSELETLDLDNDDDMPFEIVGRKQHADAREVIPNGIQKKSMKPLVQAKGRPAAGTLVVCPTSVLRQWAEELHNKVTGKANISVLIYHGSNRTKDPCELAKFDVVLTTYSIVSMEVPKQPLVDEDDEEKVKPEENDIPHVGFSSSKKRKYPQGSANKCSKGKKGVESAMLESVARPLAKVGWFRVVLDEAQSIKNHRTQVARACWGLRAKRRWCLSGTPIQNAIDDLYSYFRFLKYDPYAVYKSFCSTIKVPISKNPAKGYRKLQAVLKTIMLRRTKGTLLDGEPIITLPPKFIELKRVEFSKEERDFYSRLEADSRAQFEEYAAAGTVKQNYVNILLMLLRLRQACDHPLLVRRYDSHSLWRSSVENAKKLPRDKQLSLMNCLEASLAICGLCNDPPEDAVVSECGHVFCSQCISEHLTGDDNQCPNTNCKVRLNVSSVFSKATLNSSLSDQPNPDSIGSEVFDAVESFYEDHSYNSSKIKAALEVLCAMCKPQACISGNSCLDDRVERNAGCPENSSDIRVVEPLEDVPNRQNLDVETCSKNSNKVVREKAIVFSQWTRMLDLLEACLKTSSIEYRRLDGTMSVVARDKAVKDFNTLPEVSVMIMSLKAASLGLNMVAACHVLLLDLWWNPTTEDQAIDRAHRIGQTRPVTVLRLTVRDTVEDRILALQQKKREMVASAFGEDETGGRQTRLTVEDLKYLFMM, encoded by the exons ATGTTGCAGGCGGAGGACAGCTCGAATTGGAATCAGCTACCGGCCGCCTATGGATTCGCCGGCGTGGATCTCGACGATGAGGGTATGTCGATGGATGTAGACACGCTCTTAGGCCTTATCTCTGAAGAATCCCCG AGTCGTCCACAGAATTATTCCTTGGAAAATCAATTGCAAGCTGAAGCAGTTTCCGATGCTCAGCTCCAAAGTG GATTTCAAGCGTTGAAAGAAGAACCACCAATTGAAACTGATTTAATGGGTCCAGGCTCATGGCATACTCCATACAGCTTAGAAGCTTCAGATTCTGGGGCAGGGGTTCCAGACGGCTCTTTTGAATCTGCAGGGAACCGTGCAATGAGTTTTGATTACAAAGAGATGGAACCATCAGCACACACCGGTTCTCCTGGGCATGCCTACTCTACAAGTCTTAAAGACTGGAATTCCTTGTTTCCAGGCAATGAGGCTTGCTTTGCAGTTTCACAGCCCACATGTAGTACGGCATCTAGTTTTGCTGAAGGGCATGCTAACCACATTTTGGACCACGGAGATCCCAATGTCCTGCAGGGGAAAGCTGACGTGGCAGGGAAAGTTGATTCTGAAT ATGCTTCACAATGCCTTGGTATTGAGAACATGGATCTAAGTTACAGAACCTATGGCAATTTGGGGGAGAATACCAGAGAAACCCAAGGACCTTCAGAAAATAATTCCTGCACATCTATGGAAACTACTCTATGTCAAAATTCTGATGTTTTCAGTGACCATTACCCAGCTTTGTGTGGGATGAGCTTAGATAATACGTTTTTGGCGGATACCTTAATGCATCATAGTCCTACTAGTTATTATTTTCCGAGTAATGAAGAAATGATGGCTAATGTGAAGGATGAATCAGGGGAGTTTCCAACTGATAGTTCATGTTCAAGTAGTAAGATGAATTTAAATGGTCAGGAGGGAATAACTGGTAAATCTGCTTTCCAGCCATCAATGATTGATGTTTTAGATGTGAAGGAGTGGAATTTTGGGTATGATAATTGTTTACCAGCAATCAGTGGAAATTCTTCATTCGATGCTGACTCTTTTCCTGCTGACAACAAGTCGTCAATCGAGCCTCTGCGTTCTACTCAGACATATATATCAAGCAAAATGGAACCCATTGGCGTGAAGGATGAAATGATCGATGAGTTAGTTGCACCTAGTAGTGTTATGTGCCATCCCTATCGAGCCATGGATGAAGCTGTCAGTAGACAGTCTTCTTTCAATGCTGATGATCACTTTTTTAACAAAGACTCAAAGCTTTCTGGTTTTGGTATATCAACTCAGAATCTTGGTAACCCAGTGGATCATAAAGAAGACATGATTGTTTCATATAAAGGAGCTTGTCATTTTCAAGATAATATGAATGGAAGTTCTACATCCCCCATTGATGGTCCATCTATGAATTCAAATGCCTTGGAACGTTATTTGCCAGTTGCTCAGCCATTCACTTCAAGCAAGAATCAGGCTTACGTTAAGGACGAACATGAGGGTAAAGTAACTCATTCTAAGAGCATGCATCTTTCGAAAGTCAGCCCTGAATCAATTCATAgtaacttctctgacaagtcTCCTGCAGAAGATGACTTTGATGTACGCATCATTGAAAATATCAGTCATCCTGCACCCTCAAATCGCTCTCCAGTGGTTATCAATACTAGTTACCATGCGCCCTTGAATCACTTTCCAGCACTTGGAAATACCCTCGTTAATTCACAACAATTGGCACCTAGTGATCATTACACAGAAGTGGGAGGCATGAGATGCAAGGCAAGAGATGAgcaattgattttgagagtAGCATTGCAG GACCTTTCACAGCCGAAGTCGGAAGCTATTCCACCAGATGGACTTTTAGCAGTTCCTCTTTTACGACATCAG AGAATTGCATTGTCATGGATGGTTCAAAAGGAGACAGCTAGTTTGCACTGTTCGGGAGGAATTCTTGCGGATGATCAG GGATTGGGAAAAACAATATCGACAATTGCACTTATACTTAAGGAAAGGCCTCCTTcttatggggcctgtcaagaTGTTAAAAAGAGCGAGCTGGAAACTCTTGATTTGgacaatgatgatgatatGCCTTTTGAGATTGTTGGACGGAAGCAACATGCTGATGCCCGTGAAGTTATTCCAAATGGAATTCAAAAGAAGAGCATGAAACCTTTGGTACAGGCAAAGGGAAGGCCAGCGGCTGGAACACTTGTTGTTTGTCCTACAAGTGTCCTCCGCCAGTGGGCTGAGGAGTTGCATAATAAGGTAACTGGAAAAGCTAATATCTCTGTGCTAATTTACCATGGAAGCAACCGAACGAAGGATCCTTGTGAGCTGGCTAAGTTTGATGTTGTCCTCACAACATATTCAATTGTTAGCATGGAGGTCCCAAAGCAGCCTCTtgttgatgaagatgatgaggagAAAGTGAAGCCAGAAGAGAATGATATTCCACATGTGGGTTTCTCATCCAgtaagaaaaggaaatatcCTCAAGGTTCTGCTAATAAATGTTCAAAGGGTAAAAAGGGAGTAGAGAGTGCAATGCTTGAGTCTGTTGCACGCCCTCTTGCTAAGGTTGGATGGTTTAGGGTTGTCCTGGATGAGGCTCAGAGTATTAAGAATCACAGAACTCAAGTAGCTAGGGCCTGTTGGGGTCTGCGTGCAAAACGCAGGTGGTGCTTATCAGGGACTCCTATCCAGAATGCGATTGATGACCTTTATAGCTACTTTAGATTTCTCAAATATGATCCTTATGCTGTATACAAGTCATTTTGCTCTACAATTAAGGTCCCAATTAGTAAGAATCCAGCAAAAGGGTACAGAAAACTACAAGCTGTTTTGAAGACAATTATGTTACGCCGCACAAAAG GCACACTTCTTGATGGCGAACCTATTATTACTTTACCACCTAAATTTATAGAATTGAAAAGGGTGGAGTTTTCAAAGGAAGAACGAGATTTCTACTCCAGGCTAGAGGCTGATTCACGTGCACAGTTTGAG GAATATGCAGCTGCTGGAACTGTCAAACAAAATTATGTTAACATTTTGTTAATGCTTTTGCGTCTTCGACAAGCTTGTGATCACCCTCTTCTTGTTAGACGGTATGATTCACATTCTTTATGGAGATCTTCAGTTGAGAATGCAAAGAAACTTCCCCGTGACAAACAACTTTCGCTTATGAATTGTTTAGAAGCTTCTTTGGCAATATGCGGCCTCTGCAAT gATCCACCTGAAGATGCTGTTGTTTCCGAATGTGGTCATGTCTTCTGTAGCCAGTGCATTTCTGAACATCTTACTGGCGATGACAACCAGTGCCCCAACACAAATTGCAAAGTTAGACTAAATGTTTCTTCAGTGTTTTCAAAAGCCACTTTGAACAGTTCTCTATCTGACCAGCCTAATCCAGATAGCATTGGTTCAGAAGTTTTTGATGCTGTAGAGTCTTTCTATGAGGATCACTCATATAATTCTTCAAAAATTAAGGCAGCACTTGAGGTTCTGTGCGCAATGTGTAAACCGCAGGCTTGTATTTCTGGAAATAGTTGCTTAGATGACCGAGTTGAAAGAAATGCTGGCTGTCCTGAAAATTCTTCTGATATTCGTGTGGTTGAACCACTTGAGGATGTTCCTAATAGACAGAACTTGGATGTGGAGACGTGTTCTAAGAATTCAAATAAGGTAGTTAGAGAAAAAGCAATAGTCTTTTCACAGTGGACAAGGATGCTGGACTTGCTTGAAGCATGCCTTAAAACTTCTTCCATTGAGTATAGAAGACTCGATGGAACAATGTCAGTTGTTGCTAGAGACAAAGCCGTCAAGGATTTCAACACCCTTCCGGAG GTGTCAGTTATGATTATGTCCTTGAAAGCAGCTAGTCTTGGTCTCAACATGGTTGCAGCTTGTCATGTTCTTCTTTTGGATCTTTGGTGGAATCCTACCACAGAAGATCAAGCAATTGATAGAGCACATCGTATTGGGCAGACACGTCCTGTTACAGTTTTACGGTTGACTGTGAGAGATACTGTTGAAGATCGTATTTTGGCCCTTCAG caaaagaagagagagatggtggCCTCTGCGTTTGGAGAGGATGAAACTGGTGGTCGCCAGACTCGTCTGACAGTAGAGGATCTGAAGTACCTGTTTATGATGTGA